A window of Prionailurus bengalensis isolate Pbe53 chromosome E1, Fcat_Pben_1.1_paternal_pri, whole genome shotgun sequence genomic DNA:
TCAGAGCTCACATAATTTTCCCAGCTTTTCATCAGATAGTTATCACAAAGACTATATTCTCCCATAGTACATGTTGATGGACCAGCTAGAGTATGGTCTAGTGGTAAGATACCTGAATTGAGATTTGGGAACCTTAGGTTCCGTTGTGGCACCGTGCAAGCTTTTTGGATCCCTTTTTTTGCTCTGAGATCCCTTCTAGTTATTTAGTGTTTATAAATTCTAACTCTTGGCTTGACTTGAGATCCCAGGCCTCCCATCTGGATAGCTTGgaggtaatatttatttattctcatgtGGACTGGATATTATCACTTTAAGGCGTTCTAAAAGTGACCCACAGACAATATGCATTAGAGACAACTGGAGTGCTTGTTAAAATTGTAGAGTTTTGGATTCCAAACTAAATCTGCTGAAATAAAATCTATGACAGTGGGGTCTAGGAGCTGGCATGTTAAGCACAAGTCTGTGTAAATCTTAGTCAAATGAGAACTGCCCTAAAGAGTGTGCTATCATAGTCTAAAGAGTGGTTAAGGTTTTGGAAAGCAGGGATCAAAGTTTGGTTCTCCCTCACCTCTGTTGTATTTAAAGGATCCCCTCCAGTTGACATGGTAATAAGCAAGCACAGGagggaaataaggaaaacaaaaagtggaTTTAGAAAGGGTCGGGGTAAGGAAGGAGATGGGAATTACTTCCAAACAAGAGGAATTAAGTCAGTGTTAATGTAGAACAAGAAAGGAGTTTTTGTAGAGACAAATGAGGCTATTTGGGatcttaaaaagaatgtaaaaatcaaTCCAAAGATGTAGAAATAtatctataataaatataaaattaacatacagaagtAGACAAATTCAAGTTGTATATTATACAGTTACTCTATAACTAGATCGACTATTTGCCTATTATGTACtaatttattgatatatataatTTAGGCTGTTTGCCTGTACCATTGTTCAATCAGAAAAAGAGGAATAGACAGCCATTAACCTCTAATCCACTTACAAATGATCCAAGTATCAGTACTGCTTCTGACAGTTATGACTTCCCTCCTTTACCAACAGGTAAGAAAATAAGgtgaaaataagaatgaatattatagaaaattaccatttttattttattataatggaaatagaaagtttgctttttctttccaccATCCAAATACAGGGATTACTTGGCTCCTTCTGAACATTCCAGTACACTAGTTTGAGTTTCCTTGTCTACAAGGATGGCTTAGCATTTAAATGGAGTATCTTAGATCTGGAGCCTTTGTTCTAATGAAGTTGTAACCCACATTGTAaagatttgtgtttttctttttcaagatacaTGGATATTGTGACTTAGGCATGTGGTGATAAAGAATGGAGAAACTCAAGTTGCATTAGGAATAGGGATAAGTATGCATGTGAACACAGGAAAAATGGGGGTAGCAGGGTAGAAGCCTAACATTTCTGCTGCTtggcttttttctcttctcttagcATTTTTGCCTTTCTTCATTTGATGCTTCATTTCTCTCATCCAGTTGGTTTCCTTATAGCTTCAACTAGCCCATGAACTGAATTGCCCTTGCTGGGAGTTAACATAGCCTTTTTAGTTCTAGTTTTCAGAGTCTACTGTTGACTGCCTTCTGTATCTTTTGATTAAATTCTAGAGACAGAGAGCCTTTGGTTCAGCACATCTTTTTCAGTGAGGTCATTAAAATTCTGGTTTAGCTTTATGATTAGGCCTCTCATCTCTGTAACAATTAGCTGTGGTGGTGGGTGCAGAGAGGTATTAATGTTTGctgactttttatttctcttaagaaGAAGGCATGGATAGGCAGGTATTCTGAAATATACTTGGTATATGCTggttatatacatttatataattttgaggatactttaaaaatctttaataggCTCTTTTgcaactggaattttaaaatctctttatatatatagccacatataaatataatatatatatatttgttaatttcatCCAATGTGCTACCATAGACCTTACTTAGTCTGCTTCTAagctgtaattattttctttcatgtttgaggaatttaaaataggaattttatattactctcatttttatggataaaagataaaaattcacaTGGATATACATAAATGGGCATTTATCTGGTCATCCTCTGCCATCTAAAAAATTTCTCTGacgtttaaaatatttttataaatagcatGAATGTTGGccttgaaaaataacagcattTGGAGCTACTCCATAGGGAAATGTTCATCCTCCTGAAGTACTGAACTGTCCAAACTCTGACCAGGATTACAATCTGTCAGATATCTATAAGATTCTTATACTGGGTAAAAGATAGGACTAGatcagtgattttcaaatttGTGTCTTGATCCATTAGTCCGATTGGGAAAAAGTTAatctttaaagaaggaaatagaagagaatAAAGTAGAATAGAAAATATGAGAGTGCATCACAGATAGTAAGGATACAAGTTGATGGTGCAGTTTtatgttctctctcctttcatgcacacacatgcataccatgtgtatgtgtatatatatgtgtgtgtgtgtgtgtatgtttgtgtgtgtgtgtgtgtgtgtgtgtgtatgtgtatatatatatatatatatatatgttctggGCTATGATGTAGTTttatttcaagttatttatttattttgagagagagagagagagagcacgcacaagcaggggaggggcagagagagcgggagagagaaccccaagcaggctccacactgtcagcccagagcctgatgcgcggctcaaactaacgaaccatgagatcatgacctgagctgaaatcaagagtttggcggttaacctactgagccacccaggtgcccctgggctatAATGCATTTTTTGCTGTGGGTTGGGGtcaaaaaagtttaagaaacattGATTACGCTGAATTCATGTTACAAAATACAAGGTACTATATATACTAGGATTGATTGTGGAAAAGATACAGATTAAACTATTACCCTTGTTTAAAATACAGTGGAGAAGAAAGAcatctataaaaattaataaggcAGGCTGTGACAAATTCCACAACAATGCTATTAAAGAACACATACATATCTTCAAGTCCACTGCTTATTCAGGCTTTTAGTTTCCCACAAATTAAATaagtatgaaataattattttttaaaaatgttacctaTCTTACTTTTATCTatgttatttatatcttttgAGATTGGGCCTGGGAAGCTGTGAATCCAGAGTTGCCTCCTTTAGTGAAAACACTGAACACAGGGTATGTGGAAAAATGGACACCAGTGACTGTGTGTGTCTATTATTGACTGATGTCATTTTTCTGtgtacattttacatttctcAATTTGGAAACAAACTACTAATATTTATAAGACATGTTTCCTTTAAAGGCAAATGCCACATTCAGTTTCTCCTCCCCTGAGAAGTCAAGATTCTATGTCTAAGTCTATTCAATCAAATACTGAAAGAAGCAAGAGTGGTTGGAGGTGAGTTTacttaagatttctttctttttctccttcccttctcctccttcccttctttccctcctccttcatcTCTTTGTCCTTGCCTAGACaaaattacatttagaaaatttttatacTTAATAATAGCCAACTGTGTGGGCTCACCTAGGACTGTAGTTTTTCCAGGGCTTGTCCCCAGGCCAGGAGCACCTCCTAGACAAAAGCATTGGAGCAGGTTGCAGATGTGTTGTTTACCAGTAAGGAGTTGGGAAGCTGAAAGAAACTTTTCTAAACTGAGTAATACAAGTTACCCCATAGTCATGGAAAGACAAAATTATGTTTCTGTTCTCACTATTGGAAATAAAATTGCTGTCATGTGAGGAGGTGATCGATGTAGGAAAAGTTTTATAGAGGTGTATCAGacaattaattaataaaaatgccAGTAACATTTTTTCCTGGATATTGTGATGTTTGCGATATttatcaccttttaaaattttgtaattatttgtgatttcttttctcattattttcataCCTACTTTTGCACCTAATTTACTTGAGAAGCCTCTTCACATCATACAAGCTTCAGGCCCCATGCAGTCTGGACTCGTGCCTGGTCTCTAGGAAACCAGGACCTTTTCTTGGATTATTTTCTCTAACGAGGGATGAGTTGTGTTACTTGCCCCCTTGTGATCCTGgtgatattttcagaaaaattattcagaaatgAGAATTTGTGACCTGGACTAGTTTCTCCTTGTGGAACTCTTAACTAGTATGCTCAGAAAttatacttttgattttggccTCATTAACATTATGTTCTCATCAGTTCTGATCTCCTCATAGATTAAATTAATCCAACTTCCTTagattaatataataaaatcctGCAACAGATTCATAAATTGGGCTTTTAAGCTATGTAGTAAAAGTACAAAATTTCTAATTAAATAGTTACCTATACTGCCTATATTTATTCTCGTTATTTAGAATCATCTATAAGCCATAGTTTAACTtgtaaaaattttactttatagaaaatttaaaaataaatgtataaagaagcaagaaaatgtccTTAAAATCTTACACTCAGAGACAACCACTGTCATATGAAGGCTtatatggtttaaaaatatactttatagcACTGGAATCTGTGTGGGGAGAGTAGGATTCTCTGGGTTCCAGATTGATAGTAACTTGCTATATAACTTCATGCAAGTTGTTttgtccctcagtttcctcacctaaaaAGAGAGGTATAATATATTGTAGAGTTGTTATGATAATGTATTTGGAATTTCCAACTAGTCAGTAGTTACAAGGTACTTTATAAACCAcagtttttcactattaattttttaaaaggaaaagtatatagaaataaaaactagtaTTAATTTTAAACTATTACAGCTACAGAGATGACAACAAAAATACTAGCTGGAAAACTTGGGATAGAAATGATTTTAGGCCTCATTGTGAAAGGACAAACTTAGTGGCAAATGATGGAATAAATTCTTGTCCAAGGAGTTGGGGAGCTCAACAACAGAAACAGTTGAAAATACCCGAACCTCCTAACTCATCTCATCAAAGAGAAACTGAAGTACTCAGACAAACACATTCATCAAAAATACCTGGCTCCACAATGAGAGGTCTAGACAAAAACAGTGCATTACAGGCATTTAAgtctaattttcaacaaaaccaatttaagaagaaaatgttggATTATATTCCAGAAGAAAGCACTCTCAAGgtaaacttttaaatatgaattatttacatttttgtatttacatttaaaaaatgagataaatatttagaagtttaCAGCGATAAGAGCATTTAAAATCAATCCCATGGCATGCATTTCTTGGTTAACACAAATATCTAGTTCCATTGGAGTGGATGAAtgttcatttccaaaatattttcttagaggTTGTGAATGGCTGCTCCTGTTCATGGTTGCTTTAGAGTATCTTACTGGGTTCTGAATTTCACTGTTTATTGATTGTTGGGATGATGAGTTTATCCATTACTTATAGAAATTCTCAAAGTTCTTccttaaagggccagatagtaaatattttttacattatggGTCATATAGTCTCTTAGCTATACCACTCAACTCTGCCTTTGTAgcttgaaagcagccatagacaatacataaatgaataggcttggctgtgttccaatgaaaatttacaaaaatagcaGGATAGATTTGGACTGCAAGTCAGAATTTATTGTACCTTTCCAGTTTCGTATTCCATAATCTACTAATTCTCCAATACACTAGCCATTTCAGACCCTTCACAATTCTCTGACCATGATATGCACtctgtatatttttctctatatctgTACCTCAGCCTTATTTCCTCCTATCACCACTCTTTGCTCTAATTGTTCTTTGtaaatatctttaatatattCTATGTGCTGGTTGTTCACTACCTTCCTTCCCTTGTGCCCTGGCTCAGTAGATTCTTTACACTCTACTCTTGTCTGTGTTTTGGAAGGCTGAATTGTCCTACACAGTACAGCATCCTGAGGTCCCTAGGCTAGCTCCTGTTAGGGATCAGCCAGTTGGGGTCACTGGCAGGAAATTAGAGGGTGGGGAGAAAGTTTGGGGTTTCCCATTTTCTCCCTGTTTAAATGTTGTGTCATAGTCAGTAGCTGATCCTAAATGATACAGCCCCTCCATGAGTCCAGCTTTCACAGGTGTGGTAATTTTACTTCATCCCTTTGTCCTTTCAGCCTAGGAGTGACAGTAGTTTCTTATTGTTGTCAGTCTTTGAGGGCTTAAGTACCCTGTGCTTGTTCTGTACATACACTCGTAAGAAGTCTTTTcaacagaaagtttttttttttttgctagaaatCTGACTAATATAGCATATATCACAGTGGCCTTCAACCTTGTGTTTCCTTGTATACAAGAATGATATGACATAGTTTGCCTTAGTAACAGTTGTTCATTATGGCAGTAGCTCTCAAATGGGAGGCATTGGTATTTTGGTTacgaagaggaggagaaagaaggtaaTTATAGTTGGAAAAAAAGTTCCATCAGTTGTTCTTTGATGTGTCCCCACCCTCACAAAGgaaagtaccccccccccccaattaataACTTAACACACTGTATTcttagttgattttttaaaatgccaaacaCAATTCCCATCTCAGGGACTTTATACTTTAGTGTTCCTCAGTCCTCATTTCATCAATGTATTTAATAattcctctctgtctttatccttttaccctgtttttaaaaaatgcataggaTATATCAATTCTTGACAttcaattatgtatttatttgtttattttctggatCGTCCATTAGATGGCAGAATCTGTGAGGGTAGAtatcttgtctgttttgttcagtgTTGTTTTCTCATTAACAATATTTGGTGCATAGTAACTGCCAATGAGTACTTTtgtaatgaatgagtgaatgtgtCTGGCTCCCCTCTTAGAGTATTAACACGTTAGGGAAAGGAATTTTGTTTTACTCACCTGTGTTTATCACAGGATTGGCAcaggattctttaaaaacaagtaaacgAATGAATGTCCACATGAAtaagtctttgctttaaaaatactcagtgaataaatgagtgatgaATGTTCATATAAATAATTCTCTTCTTGATTAATGGTGTCTAAGTAATCCTAGTTTCTCCTGCTATAAAGTGCTAATGATGTCTTTAATTTAGGGGAATAACTGTACTAAAATTATCAGTAGTGGGTTTTGTTGCATATATTACACATTTTATGCCTGGGGACCTAGAATCTTTAACATGGAAAGTGAAAGagtatgatgaaaaaaaatgaaaggattttctaatgctgtgtttttattttttcaaaaggaagaCTCATTGTATCAGTTAAAGCTTAAGGAAAAAGATAATTCTTTAAGAATTATATCTGCAGTTATTGAAAGCATGAAGTACTGGTGTGAACATGCACAGAAAACTGTACTTCTTTTTGAAATATTGGGTAGGTATGGTACTTCAAAAAACCTCAGTAATTCTATTTGGACGACAGTTTTGAATGTCAATAGGAATACCTAGGGaaccttaaagaaaaataaaatttgcaaaaggAGATTATGTTTTATTAGGATTTTCTTCAGTTCCTGAATTTGTCATTGATTTGGGTGACTTAAGATGTATTTGGTTATTTATGGTAATATTCTTCTGATTTATAATGTTAAAACTGGAAAGATTGTTACAAGGGCTCTAAGTTAATCCTTGAGGTAGGTGAAGAAATGGGGCAATTCATTAGAGTACATTTGACTATAACAAAGCAAGTTAGCTGCAGAAATGGATCTAAAAACCAAATCTCCTTTATTCTCAATCTGGTGTTCTGTGTACTACATTACACTAAATCCAGTAGTAATTTCGTATAtagtgaaatcatattttaaatactctAAAAGAACATCTATGAAGAATCCTTTAGTGATAGGAGAAAACACCCTATGAttaatctgtttcttaaattattaCTTAAAAGTTTTTAGAATGTTTCCAGAATTTGATTTTACCTAGAATGAAGAGATAAACAAGAAATAGAGActcaaaacatatttcttttaattcaaataaaataaatatttaatactgtttaaattatttaatattctaaatatatagaaaaatagagaatataaataTCCACATACCTATGTTATAGATCTATTTGAAGCCCCCatccttgtttcttcttcttagaGATAATCCCTGTGGTATCTTTCCTGTCcatgcttttataattttactatGCACATCTGAtttcacaatttatattttttgctctatgtgttttaaaatacacatattaatATTCATCTAgaattatgtttttgattttagccatctttCTGTCCTATCACAGTGTTGGCTTCATCCTGAAGCTCCAAATGTGGTCTCTCCAGCACTTCTGACTCTTTCCTTTTGGTATTAAGATGACTATCAAAACTTTCTGTACCACACATGCTTATACCACACTGTCACATTTGTTGATAGTTCCTTCTCCTTGTGTTTTCCAGAAACTAGCAAATGACTAGCCAATCTTGAACTCTGTAGCTGGGAATGGGATATGCTGATGGGTTAAATTAGTCTCCTGGATCTGTGGGTCGGTCAGATCCTCTCCAAATCATATGGCTAAGAATGACATAGCAGAGGTTTCCTAAAGGAAAATCTGGGTATTATTAGGGGGAATGGAGACTGAcctcaaaataacaaatgttcACTGTCAGTACTCAACAGGTGgttattaaagaatgaataatgCTCTCATTTgataatttattgaaataaacatgaaatattatttgcattttatatatgaaacagATTTGAAAGAGGTTAAACAATTTGCTCAATTTAGTTAAGTTGAACTGGAATGCAAATAAATGATTTCTGATTCTAATTCagtgttttttccttcattaaaccATGATgcttattcattatatttttgtattttattattataatatagaGTGGTCTGAAGATTTAACCACTCTATAGAACACACTGTAAGAAAAAAGCATCAAATGGCCAAATATTGTCAATGGTATGAACTTTTGCACATAACCTGTTCCTGAGTTAGACAAGGCCAAAAATTTTGCTTTCCTTGGTATAAAGCAGTTTCAGAAATGTCATTCCCTCTTAAAGTGTTGTCTTTATTATTGTATAAATAAAAGTAGGAGAGCTTGATGTAGGAATAGTatttaaatgtcacttctcactgttaagttttatttacatttaccaactgtttctcccccctcccccattttaatGTTGCTTAGCTGTTCTTGATTCAGCTGTTACACCTGGTCCATATTATTCAAAGACTTTCCTTATGAGAGATGGGAAAAATACTCTGCCTTGTGTATTTTACGAAATCGTgagtatttgtttaaatattctttGCAAAGCCTGTGCCaacaaaacatacaaatgtaGGCTGTAATTACATTGCAGTAGAAATTCTGTTAACAATTTAGTAGTACTTTCAGCATTTTGTTTGGTTTCAGTTCTGacattaaagtttatttgtttagctAATCTGGAGAACCTACCTGCAcctgccagg
This region includes:
- the SPATA22 gene encoding spermatogenesis-associated protein 22, whose translation is MKRNLNENSTRSTAGCLPVPLFNQKKRNRQPLTSNPLTNDPSISTASDSYDFPPLPTDWAWEAVNPELPPLVKTLNTGQMPHSVSPPLRSQDSMSKSIQSNTERSKSGWSYRDDNKNTSWKTWDRNDFRPHCERTNLVANDGINSCPRSWGAQQQKQLKIPEPPNSSHQRETEVLRQTHSSKIPGSTMRGLDKNSALQAFKSNFQQNQFKKKMLDYIPEESTLKEDSLYQLKLKEKDNSLRIISAVIESMKYWCEHAQKTVLLFEILAVLDSAVTPGPYYSKTFLMRDGKNTLPCVFYEIDRELPRLIRGRVHRCVGNYDQKKNIFKCVSVRPASVSEQKTFQAFVKIADAEMRYYTNIMSEI